The sequence below is a genomic window from Nostoc flagelliforme CCNUN1.
ATTGTCCTGAAATTACAAAAGTAGTTGCGGTCAATAGCAGTCCTACTGTTAACAACGCGAATTCTAGTTTAATCAGTCCATTTTCTGCAAAAATAACTTCTACCTGGATCAAAGTAGCGACTATTGATCAAGTTCCTGAATTTAGTGTATTGGCAGTACAACTTGCTGGTACTTCACTAATTTTACATCGTCAAGGCGTTACAGTTAAATCTTACCGTAATGCTTGTACCCATCTAGGATCTCCCTTAGAAAAAGGTAAAGTTGAAAATGGTATTATTACCTGTCCTGCCCACGGATTCCAGTACAAATTGGAGACAGGTAAATGCTTAACCGTTCCTGATGTTTCGCTTCAGTCGTATCCAGTCAAGGTTAAAGACGATAAGGTTTTTGTGAAACTACAAAAATGATGATGCGAAGATAAGATTTCAGCAAATATACTTGGCAATTAGTCAATCACCGCTAATTTGCTTTTTTATTTCAGTAGTTCGCGCATTCATCTTAGTGCTTTGTGCAAGCAAAATGCCTGAATGGTTTCTCAATATCCCTAAATTCATTCTCATTTGTGTAATTCAGGTATTCATTTTAGTGTTTTGAGAAAGTAAAAAGGCATATTACTTTCTCAAAAAGTCATTTTACTTATTCAAACCCCAGTTTGCTTATTCATTTTAGTGTTTTCCGCAAGCAAAAGTAGCTTTTACTTATTCAAACTCCAGTTTACTTACTCATTTTGGTGTTTTCCGCAAGCAAAAGGTCATTTGACTTACTCATTTTAGTGTTTTCCGCAAGTAAAAGTAGCTCTTACTTTCTCAAACCCCAGTTTGCTTTCTCATTTCAGTAAATCGCGCACTCATGTCAAAACCTCGTTATGTAGCAAAAGTTACTAAAGGTTATCTTAATTTTTTTAAGCTTGATTAATACAGAAGTTGATTAGAGGTTTTAACTGAATTTGAAAAAAGCATAATGCAAAACCGTTACTGTTGTTACATGCTAATCAACATTAATGTTTTTAAATAATTATCAGCCTCTATCTGCGGTTCATGGATATCCCAATCATAATTAATCCCATATCACAATTACCGCTAGAAGCAACAGAAAATCCCCAATCTTTACCTCTATCACCTCAAGGTGCGGAGGTAATTTTAGGTAACATTATTAAACCCGAACAATTAGTCATACCTGTAGCACCCAATGCCACAACAATGTTTGGACCTCGTGGCGCTTGTTTGTTATCAGAAACTGGCCCATTATGGGTATCAGATACAGGACATCATCGATTATTAGGATGGCAGAATTTACCCACCAGAGATAGTCAATCGGCTGATTGGGTAATTGGCCAACCTGATTTTTATCATGAAGGGCAAAATGCTAAAAATATACCAGGAAGGGCAACCTTAAGTGTACCAACAGGGATTTGTGCTTGCGGCGAAGGGTTAGCTGTAGCAGATGCTTGGAATCATCGGGTTTTGATTTGGAAGAAATTACCAGAAGATAACAATGTTCCGGCAGATTTGGTGTTAGGGCAAGTTAATTTTACCAATAATGAACCAAATCAAGGAAATCAAGTAGCATCTGCTAGTACAATGCACTGGCCCTATGGTGTTTTCTATTATCAAGGACGGCTATTTATTGCTGACACTGGTAATCGAAGAGTATTAATCTGGCATCAATTACCAACAGAAAATGGCCAACCTGCTGATGTAGTTTTGGGACAACCAGATATGATATCTCGCAATGAAAACGGCGGTGCTTCTCCAACCGCAGCGAGTATGCGTTGGTGTCACGATATCACCTTTTGGGGAGAAAATCTGGTTGTCAGCGATGCAGGTAATCACCGGGTAATGATTTGGCAAGGAATACCCACAGAAAATAATGCTCCTTGTGCAGTAGTTTTAGGGCAAAAAAGCTTTGATTTTGTGGAAATGAATCAAGGAGTTTATTTACCAAGTGCTAGTAGTTTGAGTATGCCTTATGGTGTGGGTGTGTCTGACGATTGGTTAGTAGTTGCAGATACTGCTAATTCTCGTTTGTTAGGATGGAAGAAGCCAGAATCAATTTTATCACTGCAAGGTGCGGCGGCAGATGGGCTTGCAGGACAAATAAATTTTCAAAGTAAAGGTGAAAATCGTAATTTTGGACTGCCAAAACGAGATAGCTTAAATTGGTGTTACGGGATAAAAATTTGTGGCAATACGGCGGTAATAGCTGATTCTGGAAATAATCGAATATTGTTGTGGCAGTTTAACAATTCATAATTTTTGAAAGTCAGATTTATATGGCGGCTGAAGAAATTAGAGTTCGCGGTACTGTTCAAGGAGTAGGATTTCGCCCTACAGTATATCGTCTGGCTAAAGACTGCGGTCTGCATGGAGATGTTTGTAATGATGGTCAAGGTGTATTAATTAGAGTATCTGGTAGTGAGGAAGTAATAACCAAATTTATTGCCAGATTGCAAATAGAATGTCCACCGTTGGCAAAAATTAATCAACTAATTAGAACTCCTTATAAAGGTAAATCTAAATTTAATAATTTTGTGATTTCTACTAGTATCAGTAATGCCATTAAAACAGAAATTACCCCTGATGCAGCTACTTGTCCACAGTGTAAACGAGAAATATTCGACCCCTTTAGCCGCTTTTATCGCTATCCTTTTACCAACTGCACTAATTGCGGCCCCCGCTTGAGTATTATTCGTGCGATTCCCTATGACAGAAGCAATACCAGTATGTCTGCGTTTGCTATATGTTCAGAATGTGCAAAAGAATACCACGATGTCGAAAATCGGCGTTTTCACGCCCAACCTGTAGCTTGTCATGCTTGCGGCCCTTCAGCTTGGTTAGAACGCGCTGATGGTAAATCGGTTACTGCTTCCATGTTCTCCATGTTGGATGATGTTGATGCCGTTTGTACCTTATTGCAAAAGGGTGAGATTGTAGCAATTAAGGGCTTAGGTGGTATTCATCTGGCTTGCGATGCAACTCAGGAAACTGCTGTACAAAAACTGCGCCAGCGCAAAAAGCGCTATCATAAACCCTTTGCTTTAATGGCGCGAGATATTGAGATAATTGAACAATATTGTAGTGTCAACGCCAAAGAAAAAGAACTATTGACAAGTTCTGCTGCACCAATTGTTTTACTACAAGCAACAGGTAAAAAAGTAGTAGCACCATCGATAGCATCCGGGCAAAATACCCTTGGTTTCATGCTACCTTATACGCCCTTACATCATTTAATTTTGCGGCGGATGAATCGCCCAATTGTTTTAACAAGTGGCAATCTTGCTGATGAACCACAATGTATTGATAATGACGAAGCAAGAGAAAAATTAGGGACAATAGCTGATTATTTTCTCTTTCACAATCGAGAG
It includes:
- a CDS encoding NHL repeat-containing protein, with the translated sequence MDIPIIINPISQLPLEATENPQSLPLSPQGAEVILGNIIKPEQLVIPVAPNATTMFGPRGACLLSETGPLWVSDTGHHRLLGWQNLPTRDSQSADWVIGQPDFYHEGQNAKNIPGRATLSVPTGICACGEGLAVADAWNHRVLIWKKLPEDNNVPADLVLGQVNFTNNEPNQGNQVASASTMHWPYGVFYYQGRLFIADTGNRRVLIWHQLPTENGQPADVVLGQPDMISRNENGGASPTAASMRWCHDITFWGENLVVSDAGNHRVMIWQGIPTENNAPCAVVLGQKSFDFVEMNQGVYLPSASSLSMPYGVGVSDDWLVVADTANSRLLGWKKPESILSLQGAAADGLAGQINFQSKGENRNFGLPKRDSLNWCYGIKICGNTAVIADSGNNRILLWQFNNS